A region of Haloplanus sp. XH21 DNA encodes the following proteins:
- a CDS encoding potassium channel family protein: MASFPVEVLFGIYLGILTGIIPALVSWAFGFLFKYVTGVTVPAFGVVVLAVAIAGVNGGLLALNDPTFTQSANQVRLTVAVIVVLMLSLYAHSVGDKMGAEFPRKLSLRKLTNRTLSTDVVELVGGRGQVRVTVSGDIADMEGYPPVPADLRREIREGSWTFPADVPMDELESRVADRLRTEYDLTDVAVRLDERARATVSAAPPLGGLSKRIPAGKRGVSLRALLPTGTARGDDVVVSTDGDTYRGTVVSLRSDRAGETPITEGRPAPDGGEAATPAPSQPLPVADGGDGRVTVAIDTVQAESLLGSTADRLTIQSRGTRREYQLVSLLRRAGNRIQKVSIRESAPIAGTTIGDATVRDTYGVTVLAVRHDGDWQFSPRGSQPLSAGDDLFVVGSRAAITTFREAVA; the protein is encoded by the coding sequence ATGGCCTCCTTTCCGGTCGAGGTGCTGTTCGGCATCTATCTCGGCATTCTGACCGGCATCATCCCCGCGCTGGTCTCGTGGGCGTTCGGATTCCTGTTCAAATACGTCACGGGTGTCACCGTCCCCGCGTTCGGTGTCGTCGTCCTCGCGGTGGCGATCGCGGGCGTCAACGGTGGCTTGCTGGCGCTGAACGATCCGACGTTCACCCAGTCGGCGAATCAGGTGCGACTGACGGTGGCGGTGATCGTCGTGTTGATGCTCTCGCTGTACGCCCACAGCGTCGGCGACAAGATGGGCGCCGAGTTCCCCCGCAAGCTCTCGCTTCGCAAGCTCACGAACCGCACCCTCTCGACGGACGTGGTCGAACTCGTCGGCGGCCGCGGCCAGGTTCGGGTGACGGTTTCCGGCGACATCGCCGACATGGAGGGATACCCGCCCGTCCCCGCCGACCTTCGCCGCGAGATCCGGGAGGGCTCGTGGACCTTCCCCGCGGACGTTCCGATGGACGAACTGGAGTCCCGCGTCGCCGACCGCCTCCGAACCGAATACGACCTGACCGACGTGGCCGTCCGACTCGACGAGCGCGCGCGGGCAACGGTGAGCGCCGCGCCGCCCCTCGGCGGTCTCTCCAAGCGCATCCCTGCCGGCAAGCGCGGCGTCTCCCTCCGGGCGCTCCTGCCCACCGGCACGGCCCGCGGCGACGACGTGGTGGTGTCGACGGACGGCGACACCTACCGCGGCACCGTCGTGAGCCTGCGCAGTGATCGAGCGGGTGAGACGCCGATCACGGAGGGTCGACCCGCCCCCGACGGCGGGGAGGCGGCGACGCCAGCGCCGTCCCAGCCGCTTCCTGTGGCGGACGGCGGCGACGGCCGCGTGACCGTCGCCATCGACACCGTCCAGGCGGAGTCGTTGCTCGGCTCGACCGCCGATCGTCTCACGATCCAGTCCCGGGGGACGCGGCGGGAGTACCAGCTCGTCTCCCTGCTTCGCCGAGCGGGCAACCGCATTCAGAAGGTCTCCATCCGCGAGAGCGCGCCGATCGCCGGCACCACGATCGGTGACGCCACGGTTCGTGACACGTACGGCGTGACCGTCCTCGCCGTTCGACACGACGGCGACTGGCAGTTCTCCCCCCGCGGCTCACAGCCCCTGTCCGCCGGTGACGACCTGTTCGTCGTCGGCTCGCGTGCGGCCATCACGACCTTCCGGGAGGCAGTCGCGTGA
- a CDS encoding NAD-binding protein: MSRGDRFIGVQAAVGLTLLAGALSMVTGIVHMSAPVGRPLVPFVPPVARATAGFTGTLTGFLLLGSALGLRRGLRAAWYSTLCLLVVSAGQGLVQASETSIPLVVMSLLALPAVALNRRRFDRSIDLSATQLAAVLALSGSQVYIAAGAYALREEFNGIETLVDAIYFAIVTSSTVGYGDITPQTAMARLFGVSALVVGTASFAIALGVLLTPAIEARLVKALGKMTQSELDLLDDHILVLGHGDLTESIMQELQDKASFLVVVPDGDLARRLGERDINTLTGDTSDEATLQRAHIEDARAVVAATNDDGTDALAVLTARQLAPDVHIVAAATHRENVDKLRRAGADTVISPASIGGHLLVESALGGRDVDTEAIADRLLDEI; the protein is encoded by the coding sequence GTGAGCCGAGGTGACCGGTTCATCGGCGTGCAGGCGGCCGTGGGGCTGACCCTCCTCGCGGGGGCGCTGTCGATGGTGACGGGCATCGTCCACATGAGCGCGCCCGTCGGCCGCCCGCTCGTCCCCTTCGTCCCGCCAGTAGCACGGGCGACTGCGGGCTTTACCGGCACGCTCACGGGGTTCCTGCTGCTGGGGAGCGCGCTCGGCCTCCGTCGCGGGCTCCGCGCCGCCTGGTACTCGACGCTCTGCCTGCTCGTCGTCTCGGCGGGCCAGGGACTCGTCCAGGCGAGCGAGACGTCGATTCCGTTGGTCGTCATGTCCCTCCTGGCGCTGCCGGCCGTCGCGCTCAACCGCCGGCGGTTCGACCGCTCGATCGACCTCTCGGCGACCCAGCTCGCCGCCGTCCTCGCGCTCTCAGGGTCGCAGGTGTACATCGCGGCCGGAGCGTACGCGCTCCGCGAGGAGTTCAACGGCATCGAGACGCTCGTCGACGCGATCTACTTCGCCATCGTCACCTCGAGCACCGTCGGCTACGGCGACATCACGCCCCAGACGGCGATGGCGCGGCTGTTCGGCGTCTCGGCGCTCGTCGTCGGCACCGCGAGCTTCGCCATCGCGCTCGGGGTGCTGTTGACGCCCGCCATCGAAGCACGACTCGTCAAGGCTCTCGGAAAGATGACACAATCAGAACTCGACCTGCTCGACGATCACATCCTCGTGCTGGGTCACGGCGACCTGACCGAATCGATCATGCAAGAACTGCAGGACAAGGCGTCGTTTCTCGTCGTCGTCCCGGACGGGGATCTGGCCCGCCGACTCGGCGAACGTGACATCAACACGCTGACCGGCGACACCAGCGACGAGGCGACGCTGCAGCGAGCACACATCGAAGACGCCCGCGCCGTCGTCGCCGCCACGAACGACGACGGAACCGACGCGCTCGCGGTGCTGACCGCGCGGCAACTCGCGCCCGACGTTCACATCGTCGCGGCGGCGACCCACCGCGAGAACGTCGACAAGCTGCGGCGGGCGGGCGCGGATACGGTCATCAGTCCGGCGAGCATCGGCGGGCATCTGCTCGTCGAGTCGGCGCTCGGCGGGCGAGACGTGGATACGGAAGCGATCGCCGATCGCTTGCTCGACGAAATATAG
- a CDS encoding nucleoside phosphorylase has translation MATQPHLRVDEGDVHDVALLPGDPGRVERIAAHCDSVTELAHNREYRLVNAEYDGVPLTVCSTGVGSPSAAIALEELAAVGVETVIRPGTTGALQSHVEIGDMVVATGAAKEEGTTKRYERVEYPAVPDFEVVRALTDAAEAQDEAVHVGPVVTDDAFYAETDDYVDDWEAAGLLAVEMEAAALFALARRKGLRAGAICTVDGNLVEGTQKGSGDATEAELPPKAHNNVERMIGLALDAATALD, from the coding sequence ATGGCTACCCAACCACACCTGCGGGTCGACGAGGGAGACGTTCACGACGTGGCGCTGCTCCCCGGCGATCCCGGCCGCGTCGAACGCATCGCCGCCCACTGCGACTCGGTGACGGAACTCGCCCACAACCGCGAGTACCGCCTCGTCAACGCCGAATACGATGGCGTCCCGCTGACCGTCTGTTCGACGGGCGTGGGGTCGCCCTCGGCGGCCATCGCCCTCGAAGAACTCGCCGCCGTCGGCGTCGAGACGGTGATCCGCCCCGGCACCACCGGCGCGCTCCAGTCTCACGTCGAAATCGGCGACATGGTCGTCGCGACGGGCGCGGCCAAAGAGGAGGGGACGACCAAGCGCTACGAGCGGGTGGAGTATCCCGCCGTCCCCGACTTCGAGGTGGTTCGGGCGCTGACCGACGCCGCCGAAGCACAGGACGAGGCGGTCCACGTCGGCCCCGTCGTCACCGACGACGCCTTCTACGCGGAAACGGACGACTATGTCGACGACTGGGAGGCCGCCGGCCTGCTTGCGGTGGAGATGGAGGCGGCCGCGCTGTTCGCGCTCGCCCGCCGGAAAGGGTTGCGCGCCGGCGCCATCTGCACCGTCGACGGCAACCTCGTCGAAGGGACCCAGAAGGGAAGCGGCGACGCCACCGAAGCGGAACTCCCGCCGAAGGCCCACAACAACGTCGAGCGGATGATCGGTTTGGCGCTCGACGCCGCCACCGCGCTCGACTAG
- a CDS encoding DUF63 family protein, protein MAVLPEGFALPPLPYLLALLAGLGAVAFLLSRRRPPVTERLVLALAPWMVLGSALHVLYALGALPDLVRPLAGTPAVYLTVAVVAGATWIATAAAVRDPPRVLGALGAVASIVTVALAAAAGQVLRIVPLLAILVGAAVATAVTWALLRRLRPGVSVTGRVGLLAVAAHALDGVSTAVGIDLLGFSERTPLSRHIIEFAASLPTADLIGGGWLFVLVKLVVVAAIVAAFAETVREAPAEGRLFLGFVTAVGLGPGTHNLILFAVAG, encoded by the coding sequence ATGGCCGTACTCCCCGAGGGATTCGCGCTCCCGCCGCTCCCCTACCTCCTCGCCCTTCTCGCTGGCCTCGGCGCCGTCGCGTTCCTGCTCTCCCGTCGCCGCCCGCCCGTCACCGAGCGCCTCGTCCTCGCGCTCGCGCCGTGGATGGTTCTCGGCTCCGCGCTACACGTCCTCTACGCCCTCGGTGCACTCCCGGATCTGGTTCGTCCCCTCGCCGGTACGCCCGCGGTCTATCTCACCGTCGCCGTCGTCGCCGGCGCGACGTGGATCGCGACCGCCGCCGCGGTTCGCGATCCGCCGCGCGTTCTCGGCGCGCTCGGCGCCGTCGCGAGCATCGTCACCGTCGCCCTCGCCGCCGCCGCCGGGCAGGTGCTCCGCATCGTCCCCCTGCTCGCCATCCTGGTCGGCGCCGCCGTCGCGACGGCCGTCACCTGGGCGCTCCTCCGACGTCTCCGTCCCGGCGTGTCGGTCACCGGTCGCGTCGGCCTCCTCGCCGTCGCCGCCCACGCCCTCGACGGCGTCTCGACCGCCGTCGGTATCGACCTCCTCGGCTTCAGCGAGCGCACCCCGCTCTCGCGGCACATCATCGAGTTCGCGGCGTCGCTCCCGACCGCCGACCTCATCGGCGGCGGGTGGCTGTTCGTCCTCGTGAAACTCGTCGTCGTCGCGGCCATCGTGGCCGCCTTCGCCGAGACGGTGCGCGAGGCGCCCGCCGAGGGACGACTGTTCCTCGGGTTCGTCACCGCCGTCGGCCTCGGCCCCGGAACGCACAACCTCATCCTCTTCGCCGTCGCCGGGTAG
- the deoC gene encoding deoxyribose-phosphate aldolase, translating into MNRTDFAARIDHTVLGPETTPVDARQVVAEAADYGMNACVPPCYVAEVRDEDVTLATVVGFPHGQHAPAVKREEAVTAWQDGADELDVVMNVGRLRAGEDDAVVAELAELVAAVPTPVKVIVEAPLLTDDELRRAAEAAVDADADYLKTGTGFSGPATTADVELLAAYLPVKASGGIGTTAEARAMLDAGAERIGASAGVALVEGFDD; encoded by the coding sequence ATGAACCGAACCGACTTCGCCGCGCGCATCGACCACACCGTCCTCGGGCCGGAGACGACGCCGGTCGACGCTCGGCAGGTGGTCGCCGAGGCGGCCGACTACGGGATGAACGCCTGCGTGCCACCCTGCTACGTCGCGGAGGTGCGTGACGAGGACGTGACGCTCGCCACGGTGGTCGGATTTCCCCACGGCCAACACGCCCCCGCGGTGAAACGCGAGGAGGCGGTCACGGCCTGGCAGGATGGCGCCGACGAACTCGACGTGGTGATGAACGTCGGGCGACTGCGCGCGGGCGAGGACGACGCCGTCGTCGCGGAGCTGGCCGAACTCGTCGCGGCGGTGCCGACGCCGGTGAAGGTGATCGTGGAGGCGCCGCTGTTGACGGACGACGAACTGCGCCGCGCGGCCGAGGCGGCCGTCGACGCGGACGCGGATTACCTCAAGACGGGGACCGGGTTTTCAGGCCCGGCGACGACGGCCGACGTGGAACTGCTCGCGGCGTATCTCCCGGTGAAAGCGAGTGGTGGCATCGGCACCACCGCCGAGGCGCGGGCGATGCTGGACGCCGGCGCGGAGCGCATCGGTGCGTCGGCGGGCGTGGCGCTGGTGGAAGGGTTCGACGACTAG
- a CDS encoding PQQ-binding-like beta-propeller repeat protein: protein MPSRRRVLASLGLLATSGCLGDDAPSPPPAGRTDWPHPDFNAGATSYNPNPVGPRSGADERWRRQVPQPTGRPVVADGRVFLPTLGGVRTFAVDGDEGWSLSPLADRSTAWMTSPAVHDGVAYLGTDDARSLLAVDAADGTEIWRTDVGDVSVAPVPDHDWGSLFVGTRDGSVARVDADSGAVRWSASVFGAVTSLATSADLVYAGTEAGEVYALFDGQGQWRRKLPGSVVGLALGNGGPVYATTFGGGTFELADGLHAGATRWHDEDGTAKDSLVVTDDTVYGADGGGLTATSRHGGDRQWSTEGSFTAGMAGAGETLYIGEEDGVSAYRMGGGVGVDDWRVGARRWRTAVGGPVVRGLAVAAGSVFVPVGGDSDAEAAFVALG, encoded by the coding sequence ATGCCCTCCAGACGACGCGTGCTCGCCAGCCTCGGACTGCTCGCGACGAGTGGCTGTCTCGGCGACGACGCTCCGTCCCCGCCCCCCGCCGGTCGCACCGACTGGCCCCACCCCGATTTCAACGCCGGCGCGACGAGTTACAACCCGAACCCCGTCGGGCCACGCTCGGGGGCCGACGAGCGATGGCGTCGGCAGGTTCCCCAACCGACCGGCCGCCCCGTCGTCGCCGACGGGCGCGTGTTCCTCCCGACGCTCGGCGGCGTCCGGACGTTTGCCGTCGACGGCGACGAGGGCTGGTCGCTCTCGCCGCTCGCCGACCGCTCGACGGCGTGGATGACCAGCCCGGCCGTCCACGACGGCGTCGCGTATCTCGGCACCGACGACGCGCGGAGTCTGCTCGCGGTCGACGCCGCCGACGGTACCGAAATCTGGCGAACCGACGTCGGTGACGTGTCCGTCGCTCCCGTCCCCGACCACGACTGGGGGTCGCTGTTCGTCGGCACACGGGACGGATCGGTCGCCCGCGTCGACGCCGACTCGGGCGCGGTTCGCTGGTCGGCGTCGGTGTTCGGCGCGGTCACGTCGCTCGCGACGAGCGCCGACCTGGTCTACGCCGGGACCGAGGCGGGCGAGGTGTACGCCCTCTTCGACGGCCAGGGGCAGTGGCGGCGGAAACTCCCCGGGAGCGTCGTCGGCCTCGCTCTCGGCAACGGCGGCCCCGTGTACGCGACGACGTTCGGTGGCGGGACGTTCGAACTCGCCGACGGCCTCCACGCGGGCGCGACGCGGTGGCACGACGAGGACGGTACGGCGAAGGATTCGCTGGTCGTCACCGACGACACCGTCTACGGCGCCGATGGCGGCGGACTGACGGCGACGAGTCGCCACGGCGGCGACCGACAGTGGTCGACCGAGGGGTCGTTCACGGCGGGGATGGCCGGCGCCGGGGAGACGCTCTACATCGGCGAGGAAGACGGTGTTTCGGCGTATCGGATGGGTGGCGGCGTCGGCGTCGACGACTGGCGGGTCGGCGCGCGCCGCTGGCGAACGGCGGTGGGTGGGCCGGTCGTTCGCGGCCTCGCCGTCGCGGCCGGATCGGTGTTCGTGCCGGTCGGCGGCGACTCGGACGCGGAGGCGGCGTTCGTCGCGCTCGGCTAG
- a CDS encoding tRNA (N(6)-L-threonylcarbamoyladenosine(37)-C(2))-methylthiotransferase: MARYHIETYGCTANRGESRAIEQRLRDGGHRPADGPDDADVAILNTCTVVEKTEQNMLRRAAELESETGDLVVTGCMALAQGEEFAEAGVDADVVHWDEVPAAAMNGECPTTTPDADPILDGVIGILPIARGCMSDCSYCITKRATGKIDSPPVEENVEKARALVHAGAKEIRITGQDTGVYGWDTGERTLHVLLDRICDIDGEFRVRVGMANPKGVHGIREELADVFAENEELYNFLHAPVQSGSNDVLGDMRRQHQVEEFREVVETFDDRLDEWTLATDFIVGFPTETDADHEQSMDLLREVRPEKINVTRFSKRPGTDAADLKGLGGTLKKERSKAMSELKREVVSEVHESMVGDRREVLAVRPGTGDSVKCRDGAYRQVIVQRADERGIEPGDTFEAEITGYEAMYTFGQPV; the protein is encoded by the coding sequence ATGGCCCGCTATCACATCGAGACGTACGGGTGTACGGCCAATCGTGGCGAGAGCCGAGCCATCGAGCAACGGCTTCGGGACGGGGGGCACCGACCCGCTGACGGCCCCGACGACGCCGACGTGGCCATCCTCAACACCTGTACGGTCGTCGAGAAAACGGAGCAGAACATGCTCCGCCGGGCCGCGGAACTCGAATCCGAGACGGGTGACCTGGTGGTCACGGGCTGTATGGCGCTGGCCCAAGGCGAGGAGTTCGCGGAGGCCGGCGTCGACGCCGACGTGGTCCACTGGGACGAGGTGCCGGCGGCGGCGATGAACGGCGAGTGCCCGACGACGACGCCCGACGCCGACCCCATTCTGGACGGCGTCATCGGCATCCTCCCCATCGCCCGCGGGTGTATGAGCGACTGCTCGTACTGCATCACCAAGCGGGCGACGGGGAAGATCGACTCGCCGCCGGTCGAGGAGAACGTCGAGAAGGCGCGGGCGCTCGTCCACGCGGGCGCGAAAGAAATTCGCATCACCGGTCAAGACACCGGCGTCTACGGCTGGGACACGGGCGAGCGAACACTCCACGTCCTGCTCGACCGCATCTGTGACATCGACGGCGAGTTCCGGGTGCGGGTGGGGATGGCGAACCCGAAGGGGGTCCACGGCATCCGCGAGGAACTCGCCGACGTGTTCGCCGAAAACGAGGAACTCTACAACTTCCTGCACGCACCGGTCCAGTCGGGATCGAACGATGTCCTCGGCGACATGCGCCGCCAGCATCAGGTCGAGGAGTTCCGCGAGGTGGTTGAGACGTTCGACGACCGTCTCGACGAGTGGACGCTCGCGACGGACTTCATCGTCGGCTTCCCCACCGAGACGGACGCCGACCACGAGCAGAGCATGGATCTCCTGCGGGAGGTTCGCCCCGAGAAGATCAACGTCACGCGCTTCTCGAAACGGCCGGGGACCGACGCGGCCGACCTGAAGGGCCTCGGCGGGACGCTCAAAAAGGAGCGGTCGAAGGCGATGTCGGAACTGAAACGCGAGGTCGTCAGCGAGGTCCACGAGTCGATGGTCGGCGATCGCCGCGAGGTGCTCGCCGTCCGGCCGGGGACGGGCGACTCCGTGAAATGCCGCGACGGGGCCTATCGGCAAGTGATCGTCCAGCGCGCCGACGAGCGCGGCATCGAACCCGGCGACACCTTCGAGGCGGAGATCACGGGCTACGAAGCGATGTACACGTTCGGACAGCCAGTATGA
- a CDS encoding PadR family transcriptional regulator has translation MSKWLRSGLRRDICIVVASEDEPTAQHCKATLEAKYDARIEPKTFYSALEALTGQGYLTSHVDGVADRYELTAAGEQALRDHCEWMGQALSD, from the coding sequence ATGAGCAAGTGGCTCCGCAGCGGCCTCCGGCGGGACATCTGCATCGTCGTCGCGAGCGAGGACGAACCGACGGCCCAGCACTGCAAGGCCACGCTCGAAGCGAAATACGACGCCCGGATCGAACCCAAGACATTCTACAGTGCGCTGGAGGCGCTCACTGGCCAGGGGTATCTCACCTCGCACGTCGACGGCGTCGCTGATCGATACGAACTCACGGCGGCGGGCGAGCAGGCGCTTCGCGACCACTGCGAGTGGATGGGCCAAGCGCTGTCGGACTGA
- a CDS encoding cation diffusion facilitator family transporter: MAEDRVSFLKASWVNVVSNVLKIVAEGTLGLLFGSLALMADAAHSVADLLASAVVLIWGRFVYDDPDASHPHGHERFEPLSALFVGGVLVLLGLKLLYDAGNALLTAPAAEYSDILVAGLLFALVVRYACYWYTVRVNREVGSPSLRALAADSKNDIYTTLAAFGGVVGMAFGYPIFDPIAGGAVSLLVIYQGIDISRENVRYLSDGAPPAEERERIEAAIRSHPEVRGVHDFVAYYSGHVIEVEFHAEIDADHSLAEAHDIETELRERVREIEPVSDVHVHLDPAGLGEWKDAADRPASTTAR, from the coding sequence ATGGCTGAGGATCGCGTTTCGTTTCTCAAGGCGTCGTGGGTAAACGTCGTCTCGAACGTCCTCAAAATCGTCGCGGAGGGGACGCTCGGACTCCTCTTCGGCAGCCTCGCGCTCATGGCCGACGCCGCCCACTCCGTCGCGGACCTCCTCGCGAGCGCCGTCGTGTTGATCTGGGGGCGGTTCGTCTACGACGACCCCGACGCCTCGCACCCCCACGGTCACGAGCGGTTCGAACCCCTCTCCGCGCTGTTCGTCGGCGGCGTGCTCGTCCTCCTCGGACTGAAACTCCTCTATGACGCCGGCAACGCCCTGCTCACCGCCCCCGCCGCCGAATACAGTGATATCCTCGTCGCCGGCCTCCTGTTCGCGCTGGTCGTTCGCTACGCCTGTTACTGGTACACCGTGCGCGTCAACCGCGAGGTCGGCTCACCGAGTCTCCGGGCGCTGGCGGCCGACAGCAAAAACGACATCTACACCACGCTCGCCGCCTTCGGCGGCGTCGTCGGCATGGCGTTCGGCTACCCCATCTTCGATCCCATCGCCGGGGGCGCCGTGAGTCTGCTCGTCATCTACCAGGGGATCGACATCTCGCGCGAGAACGTCCGGTATCTCTCCGACGGCGCGCCCCCGGCCGAGGAACGCGAGCGCATCGAGGCGGCCATCCGCTCTCACCCCGAGGTGCGCGGCGTCCACGACTTCGTCGCCTACTACTCCGGCCACGTCATCGAAGTCGAGTTCCACGCCGAAATCGACGCCGACCACTCCCTCGCCGAGGCCCACGACATCGAGACGGAACTCCGGGAGCGCGTCCGCGAAATCGAACCCGTCTCCGACGTGCACGTCCATCTCGACCCCGCCGGCCTCGGCGAGTGGAAAGACGCCGCCGATCGCCCGGCGTCGACGACGGCCCGGTAG
- a CDS encoding HIT family protein, with product MDQLFAPWRIEWVERDDGGVDGCPFCVLPERDDDRDSRIVARSDHAFVILNNYPYNPGHAMVIPDRHDGNYGALDDAELLDHARLKQRTFDAMATAFDPDGINAGLNLGGSAAGGSIDDHLHTHVVPRWSGDTNFMPVISDTKVIVEAVDDTYDHLRDAFASQPGATVTGDDQAVSLSFEDH from the coding sequence ATGGATCAACTGTTCGCCCCGTGGCGCATCGAGTGGGTGGAGCGCGACGACGGCGGCGTCGACGGCTGTCCGTTCTGTGTCCTCCCCGAGCGCGACGACGACCGGGACAGTCGGATCGTCGCCCGGAGCGATCACGCCTTCGTCATCCTGAACAACTACCCCTACAACCCGGGGCACGCGATGGTTATTCCCGACCGTCACGACGGGAACTACGGCGCGCTCGACGACGCGGAACTACTGGATCACGCCCGGCTCAAACAGCGAACCTTCGACGCGATGGCGACGGCGTTCGACCCCGACGGCATCAACGCCGGTCTCAACCTCGGCGGCTCCGCCGCCGGCGGATCCATCGACGACCACCTCCACACGCACGTCGTGCCACGCTGGTCGGGCGACACCAACTTCATGCCCGTCATCTCGGACACGAAAGTCATCGTCGAGGCCGTCGACGACACCTACGATCACCTCCGCGACGCCTTCGCGTCCCAACCCGGGGCGACGGTGACCGGTGACGATCAGGCGGTCTCGCTCTCGTTCGAGGACCACTGA
- the map gene encoding type II methionyl aminopeptidase, with the protein MSVGPLDEETVEKYRQAGEALQTVLDEAAEMIEPGVTHLEVAEHAEARIDELADGPAFPVNISVDEEASHSTPGRDDDTEFGEEMVCLDVGVHVDGYIADAATTVDLSENPELVEAAEEALDVAIDAVAPGVDTGHIGAEIEDVIRGYGYTPVLNLSGHGVEQWDAHTGPTVPNRGVDRAAELEVGDVVAIEPFATDGRGKVSEGSDEEIYGLEHERSVRNRQARNVLEQITEEYRTLPFAARWIEGDRAEMALRRLKQQDVIHGYPVLKEEEGRLVSQAEHTLIVTEDGCEVTTA; encoded by the coding sequence ATGAGCGTTGGACCCCTCGACGAGGAGACGGTCGAGAAGTATCGCCAGGCTGGCGAGGCGTTGCAGACCGTCCTCGACGAGGCAGCCGAGATGATCGAACCGGGCGTGACCCACCTGGAGGTCGCGGAACACGCCGAGGCGCGTATCGACGAACTCGCTGACGGCCCCGCTTTCCCCGTCAATATCAGCGTCGACGAGGAAGCCAGTCACTCTACACCCGGCCGCGACGACGACACCGAGTTCGGCGAGGAGATGGTCTGTCTCGATGTCGGCGTCCACGTCGACGGCTATATCGCCGACGCGGCGACGACGGTCGACCTCTCGGAGAACCCGGAACTGGTCGAGGCCGCCGAGGAGGCTCTCGACGTGGCCATCGATGCCGTCGCGCCCGGCGTCGACACCGGACACATCGGCGCGGAGATCGAGGATGTCATCCGGGGCTACGGCTACACGCCCGTCCTCAACCTCTCCGGGCACGGTGTCGAACAGTGGGACGCTCACACGGGGCCAACGGTCCCGAACCGCGGCGTCGACCGCGCCGCCGAACTCGAAGTCGGCGATGTCGTGGCCATCGAACCCTTCGCCACCGACGGCCGGGGGAAGGTGAGCGAGGGGAGCGATGAGGAGATTTACGGCCTGGAGCACGAGCGCTCGGTTCGCAACCGGCAGGCCCGGAACGTGCTGGAACAGATCACCGAGGAGTACCGCACGCTCCCCTTCGCGGCGCGGTGGATCGAGGGCGACCGCGCGGAGATGGCGCTCCGACGGCTCAAACAGCAGGATGTCATCCACGGGTATCCCGTGTTGAAAGAAGAGGAGGGGCGCCTCGTCAGTCAGGCCGAACACACCCTGATCGTCACCGAAGACGGGTGTGAGGTCACGACCGCTTGA